One Streptomyces coeruleorubidus DNA segment encodes these proteins:
- a CDS encoding pentapeptide repeat-containing protein — protein sequence MSRIVRVMPPDAEAAAVLREWVEQADSLLDVSALDLSGADLSGADLAMALLTQTVLRGAKLGGTDLYRAHLEGAMLDDADLSHASLVKAELDEASLRGANLDEADLGSTSLWAVDARSARFRAAKLHGASLIDVRLEGADLTNASVRETSLKAVLDEHTVVRGLSGTLFGPAVIDHAGVRREISGLDLERWLNSRGAKVRVLDPRSDEITYYAKFSEGYSRSNPQGIVRRRMVNGVAHDEAFTRNLRWEPTEYLRLHELGHNEVDHVEISEAEAVAFIEEITGQNT from the coding sequence GTGAGTCGCATCGTCCGGGTGATGCCCCCTGATGCGGAGGCCGCTGCCGTTCTACGAGAGTGGGTCGAGCAAGCGGACTCGCTTCTGGACGTCTCGGCCCTCGACCTGTCCGGGGCCGACCTGTCAGGTGCGGACCTCGCCATGGCACTGCTGACCCAGACGGTCCTCCGGGGCGCCAAACTCGGCGGCACCGATCTCTACCGGGCGCATCTGGAAGGCGCCATGCTCGATGATGCTGACCTCTCTCATGCGTCGCTGGTCAAGGCTGAACTTGACGAGGCTTCCCTGCGTGGTGCCAATTTGGACGAAGCAGACCTGGGAAGTACCAGCCTCTGGGCGGTCGATGCTCGGTCGGCTCGCTTCCGGGCAGCGAAGCTCCATGGCGCTTCCTTGATCGACGTCAGGCTGGAGGGCGCCGACCTCACCAACGCGTCTGTGCGCGAGACGTCCTTGAAGGCAGTACTCGACGAGCACACAGTCGTACGAGGGCTCTCCGGCACACTCTTCGGCCCCGCAGTCATCGACCATGCAGGTGTGCGGCGCGAGATCAGCGGACTGGACCTCGAGCGGTGGCTGAACAGCCGCGGAGCGAAGGTGCGTGTTCTCGACCCACGCTCTGATGAGATCACCTACTACGCCAAGTTCAGTGAGGGTTACTCGCGCAGCAATCCTCAGGGCATCGTCAGACGCCGCATGGTGAACGGCGTAGCACATGACGAGGCATTCACCAGGAACCTGCGCTGGGAACCGACCGAGTACCTTCGGCTCCACGAGCTGGGGCACAACGAGGTGGACCACGTGGAGATCAGTGAAGCGGAAGCGGTCGCGTTCATCGAAGAGATCACGGGACAGAACACATAG
- a CDS encoding DUF6507 family protein translates to MPAWDISPSGVQSVVSNVSDVMKVLDEIVQAYSGDVQGAATSAGTIAPGGAGGEHKGQTGLVAAALAEFMEGTADELKFIGVRVGRSVNGAVEATVAYRDGDLEMAAEVQRRAAGLVRPDMPDGWKAGRL, encoded by the coding sequence ATGCCGGCGTGGGACATCTCTCCGTCCGGGGTCCAAAGTGTGGTCTCGAACGTGAGTGACGTCATGAAGGTCCTGGACGAGATCGTCCAGGCGTACTCGGGTGACGTGCAGGGGGCGGCCACCTCGGCCGGGACGATCGCTCCGGGTGGGGCGGGCGGTGAGCACAAAGGGCAGACCGGGTTGGTGGCCGCCGCCCTCGCGGAGTTCATGGAGGGCACCGCGGACGAGCTGAAGTTCATCGGCGTGCGGGTCGGCAGATCGGTCAACGGCGCGGTGGAGGCCACGGTGGCGTACCGGGACGGCGACCTGGAGATGGCCGCGGAAGTGCAGCGGCGGGCGGCCGGACTGGTCAGGCCCGACATGCCGGACGGCTGGAAGGCCGGCCGCCTGTGA
- a CDS encoding DUF262 domain-containing protein: MQKLEAHEMPLHKVFSSDYDFQIPDYQRPYAWQEEQASQLLTDLQEALDRGTDEPYFLGSVVLVKDGGAPKAEVIDGQQRLTTLTILLSVLRDLTEDAELRGDLDRLVMEPGAKIRGLAPRPRLTLRYRDKDFFEKYVQTKGAVDTLLALKEDALRTDAQKAILRNATVLHRSLTALTEERRLELAQMLAERTFLVLVSTPDLDSAHRIFSVMNSRGLDLSPTDIFKSQIIGDLDAEASDACATTWEDAEEMLGRDDFAELFLHLRLIFAKKRAEQELLKEFPEQVLSHYLPDRAEVFVHEVVRPYAEAYAQIKEARYESASGAEAVNAWFRRLHQIDNYDWRPAALWALRHHEGDPAWLDAFMRALERLSASMFIRRVYTTPRVTRYAELLRQLDEGQGLDSPALELRDDEKADTLTLLDGDLYLVRRIRKYVLLRLDELLARGQGVTYDHPLITVEHVLPQSPSDDSQWVELFDEEQRAQWTHRLGNLVLLNRAKNSAAQNYDFAAKRAKYFTGRGGVVPFALTSQVLQHAEWTPESLKARQEELLGMLAAEWRL; the protein is encoded by the coding sequence ATGCAAAAACTCGAGGCGCACGAGATGCCCCTGCACAAGGTGTTCAGCAGCGACTACGACTTCCAGATCCCCGACTACCAGCGCCCGTACGCCTGGCAGGAGGAGCAGGCGTCTCAGCTGCTGACCGACCTGCAGGAGGCTTTGGACCGCGGTACGGACGAGCCGTACTTCCTCGGATCCGTCGTACTCGTCAAGGACGGCGGGGCCCCCAAGGCGGAAGTCATCGACGGCCAGCAGCGGCTCACCACCCTCACCATCCTCTTGTCGGTCCTGCGCGACCTCACCGAGGATGCGGAACTGCGGGGTGATCTCGACCGGCTGGTGATGGAGCCGGGCGCCAAGATCCGTGGCCTCGCCCCGAGGCCACGGCTCACCCTGCGATACCGCGACAAGGACTTCTTCGAGAAGTACGTGCAGACGAAGGGCGCGGTGGACACGCTGCTGGCGCTCAAGGAGGACGCCCTGCGGACCGACGCGCAGAAGGCCATCCTCCGCAACGCGACGGTCCTGCACCGCAGCCTCACCGCGCTGACCGAGGAGCGCCGGCTGGAACTGGCGCAGATGCTCGCCGAGCGGACATTCCTGGTCCTCGTCAGTACTCCCGACCTCGACAGCGCCCACCGGATCTTCAGCGTCATGAACTCCCGCGGCCTGGACCTGTCGCCCACCGACATCTTCAAGTCGCAGATCATCGGTGACCTCGATGCGGAGGCGTCCGATGCGTGCGCCACCACCTGGGAGGACGCGGAGGAGATGCTGGGGCGCGACGACTTCGCGGAACTCTTCCTCCATCTGCGGTTGATCTTCGCCAAGAAGCGGGCGGAGCAGGAGCTGCTCAAGGAGTTCCCGGAGCAGGTGCTCAGCCACTACCTCCCCGACAGGGCCGAGGTGTTCGTCCATGAGGTCGTTCGTCCATATGCCGAGGCCTACGCCCAGATCAAGGAGGCTCGTTATGAGTCGGCTTCGGGCGCGGAGGCGGTCAACGCATGGTTCAGGAGGCTCCATCAGATCGACAACTACGACTGGCGACCGGCCGCTCTCTGGGCGCTGCGCCACCATGAGGGCGACCCGGCATGGCTCGACGCGTTCATGCGGGCTTTGGAGCGCCTGTCGGCCAGCATGTTCATCCGACGCGTCTATACGACGCCTCGCGTCACACGCTATGCCGAGCTGCTCCGGCAGCTCGACGAAGGCCAGGGCCTGGACTCCCCAGCTCTCGAACTGAGGGATGACGAGAAGGCGGACACTCTTACCTTGCTCGACGGCGATCTCTATCTCGTCCGCAGGATCCGTAAGTACGTTCTACTTCGCCTCGACGAGTTGCTGGCCCGAGGGCAGGGGGTGACGTACGACCACCCGCTCATCACCGTGGAGCACGTTCTGCCACAGAGTCCGAGTGACGACTCGCAGTGGGTCGAGCTGTTCGATGAGGAGCAGCGCGCTCAGTGGACGCACCGCCTGGGAAACCTGGTTCTGCTGAACCGCGCCAAGAACTCGGCGGCCCAGAACTACGACTTCGCCGCCAAGAGGGCCAAGTACTTCACCGGACGCGGGGGAGTGGTCCCCTTCGCGCTGACCAGCCAGGTGCTCCAGCACGCCGAGTGGACCCCCGAGTCGCTCAAGGCCAGGCAGGAGGAGCTGCTGGGCATGCTCGCCGCGGAGTGGCGTCTGTGA
- a CDS encoding DUF6177 family protein produces the protein MTKDVIALTPKMPDLPTLLAGLYAGGPELGVNTTADGAVVQLCGPDGRPLVSVEAPILIQVPGETTRLLDHAVEDGPVWWTEARASTAVAEAGRLAGSFAGRLATVLGGTVWPPQAATTDVVPLTTDVSAIPAPATTAPAVDVLTASTAVVIQDRPLIAMTSWLSDALRTAATADRALQIVTPPTARLTLPTRAALRGLPNRWVVQDPEHGYYDGLSGAVLHWKNGTFTPVHDEQGATRVAEAFAPAPETGDRQLILTLRTRHPADENLVLGRALETAFQHFTGAPPAGWSTAEPVNLPWSTRQLTDLARARAPRPTWLIAVGHPDRPTLATVRVLRTPAGVEEDITLALGYGENDTPPLQAIEALAAELDAEHGLVTLLTALRAARRDLTVPARLDSPPIPVTFTLGHDEARRIGPPRAEHPPFGPTPTRLGAPAGPALHYPLGNGTDPHAWSTFQQLTQHLKQQA, from the coding sequence GTGACCAAGGACGTCATCGCCCTCACCCCCAAGATGCCGGACCTGCCCACCCTGCTCGCGGGCCTCTACGCCGGCGGCCCCGAGCTCGGCGTGAACACCACGGCCGACGGGGCAGTCGTCCAGCTCTGCGGCCCCGACGGCCGTCCCCTGGTCTCGGTGGAGGCACCCATCCTCATCCAGGTCCCCGGCGAGACCACCCGCCTGCTGGACCACGCGGTCGAGGACGGGCCGGTGTGGTGGACCGAGGCCCGCGCCTCCACCGCCGTCGCGGAAGCCGGACGACTCGCGGGCTCCTTCGCGGGACGGCTGGCCACCGTGCTCGGCGGCACGGTCTGGCCGCCGCAGGCCGCCACCACCGACGTCGTCCCCCTCACCACCGACGTCTCGGCGATCCCGGCCCCCGCCACCACCGCCCCTGCCGTGGACGTCCTCACCGCCAGCACCGCCGTGGTCATCCAGGACCGCCCCCTGATCGCCATGACCAGCTGGCTCTCCGACGCCCTGCGCACCGCGGCCACCGCCGACCGCGCCCTGCAGATCGTCACCCCGCCCACCGCACGCCTCACCCTCCCCACCCGCGCAGCCCTACGCGGCCTGCCCAACCGCTGGGTCGTCCAGGACCCCGAGCACGGCTACTACGACGGCCTGTCCGGCGCCGTACTCCACTGGAAGAACGGGACCTTCACCCCCGTACACGACGAGCAAGGCGCCACCAGGGTCGCCGAGGCCTTCGCCCCCGCCCCCGAAACCGGTGACCGCCAGCTGATCCTCACCCTGCGCACCCGCCACCCCGCCGACGAGAACCTCGTCCTCGGCCGCGCCCTCGAAACCGCCTTCCAGCACTTCACCGGCGCACCGCCCGCAGGATGGAGCACCGCCGAACCCGTCAACCTCCCCTGGTCCACCCGCCAGTTGACCGACCTGGCCCGCGCCCGCGCGCCCCGGCCCACCTGGCTCATCGCCGTCGGGCACCCCGACCGGCCCACCCTCGCCACCGTCCGTGTGCTCCGCACACCGGCGGGCGTCGAAGAGGACATCACCCTCGCGCTCGGTTACGGCGAGAACGACACACCGCCCCTGCAAGCCATCGAGGCTCTCGCGGCCGAACTCGACGCTGAGCACGGTCTCGTCACCCTGCTCACGGCCCTCCGTGCCGCCCGCCGCGACCTCACCGTCCCCGCACGGCTCGACTCCCCTCCGATCCCCGTCACCTTCACGCTCGGCCACGACGAGGCCAGGCGCATCGGTCCACCCCGCGCCGAGCACCCGCCCTTCGGCCCCACCCCCACGCGGCTCGGCGCCCCGGCCGGGCCGGCCCTCCACTACCCCCTGGGGAATGGAACCGACCCCCACGCCTGGTCCACCTTCCAGCAGCTCACGCAGCACCTGAAACAGCAGGCGTGA
- a CDS encoding pore-forming ESAT-6 family protein → MGQNQDRRSYDTDASSEVQISLHAVIGQLERVLTDRDRAVKAAMADFTADGVADEYHGKEMRWHRAAGEVREIIRLVRTTMEQNDGTAQTTLAKARAAVDNIG, encoded by the coding sequence ATGGGGCAGAACCAGGACCGCCGTTCTTACGACACCGACGCCTCCAGCGAGGTCCAGATCAGCCTGCACGCCGTCATCGGACAGCTGGAGCGGGTACTGACCGACCGCGACCGCGCAGTGAAGGCCGCGATGGCCGACTTCACCGCGGACGGCGTCGCCGATGAGTACCACGGCAAGGAGATGCGCTGGCACCGCGCCGCCGGTGAGGTCCGCGAGATCATCCGGCTGGTGCGCACGACGATGGAGCAGAACGACGGGACCGCGCAGACGACCCTGGCCAAGGCACGGGCGGCCGTCGACAACATCGGCTGA
- the eccD gene encoding type VII secretion integral membrane protein EccD, whose translation MSTGPLSRSATSSRTALSRITLVGERRRVDLVLPSREPVGVLLPEVMRLLDDRVGDRPELRHLVTPDGSALAHDSTLESAGVADGTVLRLVRVEDAPSAPVVHDVTDEVADDLDLRVWRWRPAVRRVVAACATVLWAFAAGLLARGHFALSAVGAGLLAVAVACAVAGVLLGRARRHALAATLIVTAAALAVLSTWTCADAYGWGGAERLAGVAAGVVLALLLAGWFTPLGRGALIGAGAVAGCLVVWEAALGLQGGAGTAAQQARVGALLAVASVVVLGVLPRLALMASGLTGLDDRRTGGVSVSRYQVGTALAATHRGLVLATVVLAASAGAAGVLVLRTVSVWTVSLSVVVMVVLALRARAFPLTAEVVVLLVAAAVVAVRLVVVWDKHTAAAGPVAVLGLLAVVPLVVLAVEPAEHVRVRLRRAGDLLESVAVIALFPLVIGVFGVYGRLLGTFA comes from the coding sequence ATGTCCACGGGGCCTTTGAGTCGTTCGGCGACCAGCAGCCGTACGGCGCTGAGCCGGATCACCCTGGTCGGTGAGCGGCGTCGGGTCGACCTCGTACTGCCTTCGCGGGAGCCCGTCGGGGTTCTGCTGCCGGAGGTCATGCGACTCCTGGACGACCGCGTAGGAGACCGGCCCGAGTTACGGCATCTGGTCACTCCGGACGGGTCCGCGCTCGCGCACGACAGCACCCTGGAGTCGGCGGGTGTGGCCGACGGGACCGTGTTGCGGCTCGTGCGAGTGGAGGATGCCCCTTCCGCGCCTGTCGTCCATGACGTCACCGACGAAGTCGCCGACGATCTCGACCTGCGGGTCTGGCGGTGGCGGCCTGCGGTTCGGCGCGTTGTCGCCGCGTGTGCAACCGTCCTCTGGGCCTTCGCCGCCGGGCTCCTGGCCCGTGGCCACTTCGCCCTGTCCGCAGTAGGCGCGGGACTTCTCGCCGTTGCCGTGGCATGTGCCGTAGCCGGTGTCCTCCTCGGGCGCGCCCGGCGGCACGCACTCGCCGCCACCCTGATCGTCACGGCCGCCGCCCTGGCCGTCCTGTCGACCTGGACCTGCGCCGATGCCTACGGCTGGGGCGGTGCGGAGCGGCTGGCGGGTGTCGCGGCGGGCGTGGTGCTCGCGCTGTTGCTCGCCGGATGGTTCACGCCGTTGGGGCGCGGGGCGCTGATCGGCGCCGGGGCTGTCGCCGGCTGCCTGGTGGTGTGGGAAGCGGCCCTCGGGCTGCAGGGCGGGGCAGGGACCGCCGCCCAGCAGGCCCGGGTGGGCGCGCTGCTCGCCGTCGCTTCCGTCGTCGTCCTCGGGGTGCTGCCGCGGCTCGCGCTGATGGCGTCGGGGCTGACCGGGCTGGACGACCGGCGTACGGGTGGGGTGTCGGTTAGCCGGTACCAGGTGGGTACGGCGCTCGCGGCCACCCACCGTGGGCTGGTGCTGGCCACCGTTGTCCTCGCCGCCTCCGCGGGGGCGGCCGGCGTGCTCGTCCTGCGCACGGTGTCGGTGTGGACGGTGTCGCTCAGCGTCGTCGTGATGGTGGTTCTCGCCTTGCGAGCGCGTGCTTTTCCGCTCACCGCCGAGGTCGTGGTGCTGCTCGTCGCGGCGGCCGTCGTCGCCGTGCGGCTCGTCGTGGTGTGGGATAAGCACACCGCAGCCGCTGGTCCCGTCGCCGTGCTCGGGCTCCTCGCTGTCGTACCTCTGGTGGTGCTGGCCGTGGAGCCGGCCGAGCATGTGCGGGTGAGGCTGCGGCGGGCCGGTGACCTCCTGGAGTCCGTGGCCGTGATCGCCCTGTTCCCGTTGGTGATCGGCGTGTTCGGGGTGTACGGGCGGCTGCTCGGCACCTTCGCGTAG
- the eccCb gene encoding type VII secretion protein EccCb translates to MTQQVIHRPARSTRPLEPAAPRTIEAPPNLPEGKVGNAATALLPMAGVVSSVVLMTVIRNSQFAAIGAIVLVVALLGAVALFLSQRGKAQRTRRVQRERYLEYLEELREELGAAERERRQAARELNPPPEALYDLVRDPARLWERRRPDADFLSVRAGTGDVPAQELAIAQNSTGGVLTPPDPFMLNEARALQGRFGTATDFPLTVPLDRAGNVSIIGDRVDVLRVARTLLLQTAVTHAPDDVAVALGTGDEPSWAWAKWLPHVLDPQTYDGPVAARRIAPDLAELARLCGPDLRQRAAYAAEVRRGLSGRTKDALRLTSRMLLISDSYGDTATELPRPDSTIGLPEMGVTVLHLLQQQVHEPDQVSVRITVDGDRITMDDLRAPNAPSAHGTVDAVTTAGAEGVARMLAPLRLSAESAAEGTPVSGPVDFPALLGIDDPATLDLHSLWAPRGERDFLRVPIGLTDHHEPVLLDLKESSQLGMGPHGLCVGATGSGKSELLRTLVLALAATHSPEDLALVLVDYKGGATFAPFAELPHVAGVITNLENQAGLVERVHSSLAGEVKRRQQALKDAGNIADIGHYTALRATTRTDLEPLPHLFVVIDEFGELITAKPDFIDLFLSIGRIGRSIGVHLLLSSQRIEGGKLKGLETYLSYRLGLRTFSADESRTVLDTTDAFHLPPLPGFGYLKVDTSTYERFKAGYVSGPYRGPAQRDQRDDEPLARLYPAYNTPPGTETEQDPVATQRETDPTVLSVMVDQLAAAAPPVRRIWLPPLPDATTLDTAAGPLQADTDGVRLTHTSGPMNAPLGVLDDPARQRQQPWQLDLTVAGGHAAVIGGPQSGKTTLLRTLALSLALTHTPYDVAVYGLDLAGGGLSALSGLPHVGGVASRADHERAARTVAEVRTMLTQREELFREHGIDSVDQLRHLRSKKRLPELAATDIVLLIDGYGALRDEFADLDDPVADLLKRGGGYGIHVVAGMLRWNDVRIATQSMFGTRIELRLNDPADSSIDRKLSETLAPDTPGRVLTDGKLFAQVALPRIDNRPTAGDLGPALEHTARTIRASWHGELAPPVRVLPTRLSTAKLPAPAAEPAMIPVGVDQEALAPVLLDLFSTDQHLLILGDNECGKTNLLKLIATQLVRRYSDKELVFGVCDPRRGLRGVIPEPYRGGYAHNAKLAAALSTGIATELEKRLPETADPDAPTTTEPDFTGPRIVILVDDYDILTTAGQQPLAPFLPYVSSAQDIGLHFVIARRTAGASRALYEPLLTTLRETGTTALVMTGDRTEGQLFPGLYASQLPPGRGTLVRRGRPHQLIQTALADEESP, encoded by the coding sequence ATGACCCAGCAGGTGATCCACCGGCCCGCCCGCAGCACCCGCCCCCTCGAGCCCGCCGCACCCCGCACCATCGAGGCGCCCCCGAACCTCCCGGAGGGCAAGGTCGGCAACGCCGCCACCGCGCTGCTGCCCATGGCCGGTGTCGTCAGCTCGGTCGTGCTGATGACGGTCATCCGCAACAGCCAGTTCGCCGCGATCGGCGCTATCGTGCTGGTCGTCGCCCTGCTGGGAGCGGTGGCGCTGTTCTTGTCCCAGCGCGGCAAGGCGCAGCGCACCCGGCGCGTCCAGCGTGAGCGCTATCTGGAGTACCTGGAGGAACTGCGCGAGGAACTGGGCGCCGCCGAGCGGGAACGGCGGCAGGCGGCGCGCGAGCTGAACCCACCGCCCGAGGCCCTGTACGACCTCGTCAGGGACCCGGCCAGGCTGTGGGAGCGGCGACGCCCGGACGCCGACTTCCTCTCGGTGCGGGCCGGCACCGGCGACGTACCGGCTCAGGAGCTGGCCATCGCGCAGAACAGCACCGGCGGTGTCCTCACCCCGCCGGACCCGTTCATGCTGAACGAGGCCCGCGCCCTCCAGGGCCGCTTCGGAACGGCCACCGACTTCCCGCTCACCGTGCCGCTGGACCGGGCAGGGAACGTCAGCATCATCGGCGACCGGGTAGACGTCCTCCGCGTCGCCCGCACGCTGCTGCTCCAGACCGCCGTGACGCACGCGCCGGACGATGTCGCCGTCGCGCTCGGCACCGGCGACGAGCCGTCGTGGGCGTGGGCCAAGTGGCTGCCCCACGTCCTCGATCCACAGACGTACGACGGCCCGGTCGCCGCCCGCCGCATCGCTCCCGACCTCGCGGAGCTGGCCCGGCTGTGCGGCCCCGACCTTCGGCAGCGTGCCGCGTACGCGGCCGAGGTGCGCCGCGGCCTGTCCGGCAGGACCAAGGACGCGCTGCGCCTGACCTCCCGCATGCTCCTGATCAGCGACTCGTACGGCGACACCGCTACCGAACTCCCGCGCCCCGACTCGACGATCGGGCTGCCGGAGATGGGCGTCACCGTGCTCCACCTGCTTCAGCAGCAGGTGCACGAGCCCGACCAGGTCAGCGTGCGCATCACCGTTGACGGCGACCGGATCACCATGGACGACTTGCGCGCCCCGAACGCGCCCTCCGCCCACGGCACGGTCGACGCGGTGACCACGGCTGGAGCCGAGGGCGTGGCCCGCATGCTCGCCCCACTGCGCCTGTCGGCCGAGTCGGCGGCCGAGGGCACGCCCGTGTCCGGCCCGGTCGACTTCCCCGCGCTACTGGGCATCGACGACCCGGCCACCCTAGACCTGCACAGTCTCTGGGCGCCCCGGGGCGAGCGGGACTTCCTGCGCGTCCCCATCGGCCTCACCGACCACCACGAGCCGGTACTGCTGGACCTCAAGGAGTCCTCGCAGCTCGGCATGGGCCCGCACGGACTGTGCGTGGGCGCCACCGGCTCCGGCAAGAGCGAGCTGCTGCGCACCCTCGTCCTCGCGCTCGCCGCCACCCATTCCCCGGAAGATCTGGCCCTCGTCCTGGTCGACTACAAGGGCGGCGCCACCTTCGCCCCCTTCGCCGAACTCCCCCACGTGGCCGGCGTGATCACCAACCTGGAGAACCAGGCCGGCCTCGTCGAACGCGTCCACTCCAGCCTGGCCGGCGAGGTCAAACGCCGCCAGCAAGCACTCAAAGACGCCGGGAACATCGCCGACATCGGCCACTACACCGCCCTGCGCGCCACGACCCGCACCGACCTGGAACCCCTCCCCCATCTGTTCGTCGTCATCGACGAGTTCGGCGAACTCATCACCGCCAAACCGGACTTCATCGACCTGTTCCTGTCCATCGGCCGCATCGGCCGCTCCATCGGCGTCCACCTGCTGCTGTCCAGCCAGCGCATCGAGGGCGGCAAGCTCAAGGGCCTGGAAACCTATCTGTCGTACCGGCTCGGCCTGCGCACCTTCTCCGCCGACGAGTCCCGCACGGTCCTCGACACCACCGACGCCTTCCACCTGCCGCCGCTGCCCGGCTTCGGCTACCTCAAGGTCGACACCTCCACCTACGAGCGCTTCAAGGCCGGATACGTCTCGGGTCCCTACCGCGGACCGGCCCAGCGCGACCAACGCGACGACGAGCCACTCGCCCGCCTCTACCCGGCGTACAACACCCCGCCGGGCACCGAGACGGAGCAGGACCCCGTCGCCACCCAGCGGGAGACCGACCCGACAGTCCTGTCCGTCATGGTCGACCAGCTCGCCGCGGCAGCACCACCGGTACGACGCATCTGGCTGCCCCCACTGCCCGACGCCACCACCCTCGACACGGCCGCAGGCCCCCTCCAAGCCGACACGGACGGTGTGCGCCTCACCCACACAAGCGGCCCGATGAACGCCCCGCTCGGCGTCCTGGACGACCCGGCCCGGCAGAGGCAGCAGCCGTGGCAGCTCGACCTGACCGTCGCCGGCGGGCACGCGGCCGTCATCGGAGGCCCGCAGTCCGGCAAGACCACCCTCCTGCGCACCCTCGCCCTCTCCCTGGCCCTCACCCACACCCCGTACGACGTCGCCGTGTACGGCCTCGACCTGGCAGGCGGCGGCCTGTCCGCCCTGTCCGGCCTGCCACACGTCGGCGGCGTCGCCTCCCGCGCCGACCACGAGCGGGCCGCCCGCACGGTCGCCGAGGTACGCACCATGCTCACCCAGCGTGAGGAACTGTTCCGTGAGCACGGCATCGACTCCGTCGACCAGCTGCGCCACCTGCGGTCCAAGAAGCGCCTACCCGAGTTGGCCGCCACCGACATCGTGCTGCTCATTGACGGATACGGCGCCCTGCGCGACGAGTTCGCCGACCTCGACGACCCGGTGGCCGACCTGCTCAAGCGCGGCGGAGGCTACGGCATCCACGTCGTCGCCGGCATGCTGCGCTGGAACGACGTCCGCATCGCCACCCAGTCGATGTTCGGCACCCGCATCGAACTGCGCCTCAACGACCCGGCCGACTCCTCCATCGACCGCAAACTGTCCGAGACTCTCGCCCCCGACACCCCCGGCCGCGTCCTGACCGACGGCAAGCTGTTCGCGCAGGTCGCGCTACCCCGCATCGACAACCGGCCGACGGCAGGCGACCTGGGCCCGGCCCTCGAACACACCGCCCGCACCATCCGCGCCTCCTGGCACGGCGAACTCGCCCCGCCCGTACGGGTACTGCCCACCCGCCTGTCCACAGCCAAGCTGCCGGCACCGGCCGCCGAACCGGCGATGATCCCCGTAGGCGTCGACCAGGAGGCCCTGGCGCCGGTCCTGCTCGACCTGTTCAGCACCGACCAGCACCTGCTGATCCTCGGCGACAACGAGTGCGGCAAGACGAACCTGCTGAAACTCATCGCCACCCAGCTCGTCCGGCGATACAGCGACAAGGAACTCGTCTTCGGTGTCTGCGACCCCCGCCGCGGCCTGCGCGGCGTCATCCCCGAGCCCTACCGTGGCGGCTACGCCCACAACGCCAAACTCGCCGCTGCCCTGTCCACCGGCATCGCCACAGAGCTGGAGAAACGCCTGCCGGAGACGGCGGACCCCGACGCTCCGACGACCACCGAGCCCGACTTCACCGGGCCCCGCATCGTCATCCTGGTCGACGACTACGACATCCTCACCACGGCCGGCCAACAGCCGCTGGCACCCTTCCTGCCGTACGTCTCCTCCGCCCAGGACATCGGCCTGCACTTCGTCATCGCCCGCCGCACCGCAGGCGCCTCCCGCGCACTCTACGAGCCCCTGCTGACCACCCTGCGCGAAACCGGCACCACCGCACTCGTCATGACCGGCGACCGCACCGAAGGCCAGCTCTTCCCCGGCCTGTACGCGTCCCAACTACCGCCCGGCCGGGGCACACTCGTCCGCCGCGGACGCCCCCACCAGCTCATCCAGACCGCCCTCGCAGATGAAGAAAGCCCGTGA
- a CDS encoding cytochrome P450, with product MSLLPCVERWCTDPDRWLDNAQPPPTGAFLPFGAGKHKCIGDHFALTELITAVATIVRAVRLDLAAGQTLRSVARATVRPRTWS from the coding sequence ATGTCGCTGTTGCCGTGCGTGGAGCGATGGTGCACGGATCCCGATCGCTGGCTGGACAACGCCCAGCCGCCGCCCACGGGGGCGTTCCTTCCGTTCGGCGCGGGCAAGCACAAGTGCATCGGCGACCACTTCGCACTCACTGAGCTCATCACTGCGGTAGCGACGATCGTCCGCGCAGTCCGGCTCGACCTCGCGGCCGGCCAGACCCTCCGTTCCGTGGCCCGGGCCACCGTCCGGCCGAGAACCTGGTCATGA